The proteins below are encoded in one region of Rubripirellula reticaptiva:
- a CDS encoding HNH endonuclease, which yields MSVYISAELRRQVRAAFRDCCAYYKTAEHLTVAIFEIEHIVPRALAGPTELGNLCLACPTCNRYKSDRIVGVPAGESVGTPLFHPHRDDWKQHFAWSNDCTQLIGLTKTGELTIELLRMNRSQLIRVRRIWVAMDEHPPKA from the coding sequence GTGAGCGTCTACATTTCCGCGGAATTGCGTCGACAAGTTCGTGCTGCGTTCCGTGATTGCTGCGCGTACTACAAAACTGCCGAGCATTTGACAGTCGCCATCTTTGAAATTGAGCACATCGTGCCCCGAGCCCTGGCTGGTCCCACCGAACTGGGCAACCTGTGTCTCGCCTGTCCAACATGCAATCGATACAAGTCGGATCGAATCGTCGGTGTTCCTGCCGGGGAATCGGTGGGAACGCCTTTGTTCCATCCACATCGTGATGACTGGAAGCAGCATTTCGCTTGGAGCAATGATTGCACGCAGTTAATCGGATTGACGAAGACAGGTGAGTTGACCATCGAGCTTCTTAGAATGAACCGCTCCCAACTCATTCGCGTTCGCCGCATTTGGGTTGCCATGGACGAACATCCGCCAAAGGCTTGA
- a CDS encoding YqaE/Pmp3 family membrane protein yields the protein MSTAVSKPNTILSIILAFLLPPLAVFMKSGLGTQFWLNLVLTIVGFWIVGVIHALIVVL from the coding sequence ATGTCGACTGCTGTATCCAAGCCAAACACTATCCTAAGCATCATCCTCGCTTTCCTGCTTCCACCGCTCGCCGTGTTCATGAAGTCGGGTCTCGGAACTCAGTTTTGGCTGAACCTTGTCCTAACGATTGTGGGCTTTTGGATCGTTGGCGTCATTCATGCTTTGATTGTCGTTCTGTAG
- a CDS encoding hybrid sensor histidine kinase/response regulator yields the protein MGTLMSHADLGRPSHTANSPRTLQGLGDDSVAFAERISLLLDSTAEGICMIDVDGNCTYCNRSAAKMLGYDVKELLAKSMHESVLFKHADGSVYQVADSPIYGCLSNVGKVSRSDEVFWRKDGSSFPVEYWSQMIVENDECVGAVVTFVDITERLKVADELRAARDAAERANQAKSQFLANISHELRTPIAAILGFTEVLKQEVTDPRTHGRLDVIHRNGNYLIKLLNDVLDLSRIEAGKLTITKSSTPLGQLLDDVNELMQVRTVEYNNNLDFHYPGDLPVTISTDPARLRQVLTNLLANALKFSPNGQIDLKVHLDDANQNSRLMFIVKDNGIGISDEQQRHLFEPFQQADASISERFGGTGLGLSITRRLVEALGGEIAVESTIGSGSTFTVSIPVAPIGEVRPLRYEKSLRRDHVVKQRPMRNGTPGKLVAKVLIADDMRDVRFVAEHFLKRAGCSVHIAEDGRQAVDMVFNAQTSGKPFDLVLMDLQMPVLDGMSAVIMLRDQGCEVPVIALTADAMKGTRDKLLDAGFNEYLSKPLDAKSLLTVATKLVVSAVE from the coding sequence ATGGGTACTCTGATGAGCCACGCTGATTTAGGACGACCGAGTCATACAGCCAATTCGCCTCGCACGCTGCAAGGGCTCGGTGACGATTCGGTGGCATTCGCCGAAAGAATCAGTCTGCTACTTGATTCCACCGCCGAGGGAATCTGCATGATCGACGTCGATGGCAACTGCACCTATTGCAATCGGTCAGCGGCGAAAATGCTGGGGTATGACGTCAAAGAGTTGCTGGCCAAGTCGATGCACGAGTCAGTGCTCTTCAAACATGCCGATGGAAGTGTATATCAAGTAGCGGACAGTCCGATCTATGGTTGCTTGAGCAATGTCGGAAAAGTCAGCCGATCCGACGAAGTGTTTTGGCGCAAAGATGGATCGTCTTTTCCAGTGGAGTACTGGAGCCAGATGATTGTCGAGAATGACGAGTGTGTGGGTGCCGTCGTTACCTTTGTTGACATTACCGAACGGTTGAAAGTTGCAGACGAACTTCGCGCTGCTCGTGATGCGGCCGAACGGGCTAATCAAGCCAAAAGTCAATTTCTGGCGAACATCAGTCACGAGCTGCGGACGCCGATCGCTGCGATCCTCGGCTTTACTGAAGTGCTAAAACAGGAAGTGACTGATCCGCGAACGCATGGCCGGCTCGATGTCATTCATCGCAATGGAAACTATCTCATCAAACTGCTCAACGACGTGCTCGATCTCTCGCGCATCGAAGCCGGTAAGTTGACAATCACAAAGTCGTCAACTCCGCTTGGTCAACTGCTTGATGATGTGAATGAGTTGATGCAGGTGCGTACGGTTGAATACAACAATAATCTTGATTTTCATTATCCAGGCGACCTACCTGTCACGATCAGCACCGACCCGGCTCGTTTGCGTCAGGTGCTTACCAATTTGCTTGCCAACGCACTCAAATTCAGTCCTAACGGACAGATTGATCTGAAAGTTCATTTGGATGACGCAAACCAAAATTCGCGGCTGATGTTCATTGTGAAAGACAATGGGATCGGAATCAGCGACGAACAGCAACGCCACTTGTTCGAGCCATTTCAACAAGCCGATGCTTCGATCAGCGAGCGGTTTGGTGGCACTGGACTAGGACTGAGTATCACTCGTCGACTAGTCGAAGCGCTCGGTGGCGAGATCGCGGTCGAAAGTACCATAGGAAGCGGCAGCACCTTCACTGTATCGATTCCGGTCGCGCCAATCGGCGAAGTAAGGCCGTTACGGTACGAGAAAAGTCTGCGGCGAGATCACGTTGTCAAACAGCGACCAATGCGAAACGGAACTCCAGGCAAGCTCGTTGCGAAAGTTTTGATCGCCGATGATATGCGAGACGTCCGATTCGTAGCTGAACATTTTTTGAAGAGAGCAGGTTGCAGTGTCCACATTGCCGAGGACGGTAGGCAAGCGGTTGACATGGTTTTCAATGCTCAAACATCGGGAAAACCATTTGATCTCGTGCTGATGGACCTGCAGATGCCGGTGCTTGACGGAATGTCGGCCGTTATCATGTTACGAGATCAAGGCTGCGAGGTGCCAGTGATCGCCTTGACTGCAGACGCGATGAAGGGCACCCGCGACAAGCTGCTCGACGCAGGTTTTAACGAGTACCTTAGCAAACCACTGGACGCGAAATCATTGTTGACTGTCGCGACGAAGCTTGTGGTTTCGGCCGTCGAGTAA
- a CDS encoding ANTAR domain-containing response regulator, with protein sequence MTVTSSSVLPYQPDRELTIFLAVGDGKSRKVIEAILQQLSHHVILSTDSGETMLERCLKEEPDMAIVGQSLADLDTFELVNRMSNETQIPVIAIIRGADLDRAKRLMTDDMMGILVEPVTHKTLRPAIYLARRRHQQMISLEDRASNLENQLQALPTDQRDDENE encoded by the coding sequence GTGACAGTGACTTCATCCAGTGTGCTGCCCTATCAGCCAGATCGAGAGCTGACCATTTTTCTCGCGGTAGGTGACGGAAAATCCCGCAAGGTGATTGAAGCGATCCTTCAGCAGTTGTCGCACCACGTGATCCTTTCGACCGATTCGGGCGAAACGATGCTGGAGAGATGTCTGAAAGAGGAACCCGACATGGCGATCGTCGGTCAATCCTTGGCTGACCTCGACACGTTTGAGTTGGTCAACCGAATGAGCAACGAGACGCAGATTCCTGTCATCGCGATCATCCGAGGCGCTGACCTAGACCGGGCGAAGCGACTGATGACCGATGACATGATGGGGATTCTGGTCGAACCGGTGACGCACAAGACGCTACGTCCGGCGATCTACCTTGCTCGGCGACGGCATCAACAAATGATTTCGCTCGAGGATCGGGCGAGCAATTTGGAAAACCAGCTTCAAGCGTTACCGACGGATCAGCGAGATGATGAGAATGAATGA
- a CDS encoding ANTAR domain-containing response regulator, whose translation MNDSESNGGRVSKRIYLAHGDCKTRSLLKVMLQTLGHRVGLDTDSGSVLMEFGLSDPPDMFISSKQLRDMDGIEALIRIGEEKPRAAVVVAGSADLDDIERAMKDHVMAYLIEPVTEEDLQPAIYLAQRQFHYLESLRTKVESLETRLHSRAIIERAKGIVMLRKKLNEMDAHKFLQDTARDQRKKIVEIAETIVNAESFLN comes from the coding sequence ATGAATGACAGTGAATCCAATGGAGGCAGAGTTTCTAAGCGAATCTACTTGGCACATGGTGATTGCAAGACACGTTCGCTATTGAAGGTCATGTTGCAAACGCTGGGGCATCGTGTGGGCTTGGATACCGATTCGGGAAGTGTCCTGATGGAGTTCGGTCTGTCGGACCCGCCTGACATGTTCATTTCGTCAAAACAGCTCCGCGACATGGACGGAATCGAGGCTTTGATCCGCATCGGTGAAGAGAAACCTCGGGCTGCCGTGGTTGTTGCCGGATCAGCGGACTTAGACGATATCGAACGAGCGATGAAGGATCATGTCATGGCGTATCTGATTGAACCCGTCACCGAGGAAGATCTTCAGCCAGCGATCTATCTAGCTCAGCGTCAGTTTCATTACCTTGAGTCATTGCGAACGAAAGTCGAATCGTTGGAAACTCGATTGCATAGCCGAGCGATTATCGAGAGAGCCAAAGGCATTGTCATGCTTCGCAAAAAGCTGAACGAAATGGACGCCCATAAGTTTCTGCAGGATACGGCGCGTGATCAGCGAAAAAAGATTGTTGAAATCGCCGAAACGATCGTTAACGCCGAGTCGTTTTTAAACTAA
- a CDS encoding PP2C family protein-serine/threonine phosphatase has protein sequence MSGQIEVFGISDQGRVRPVNDDQFMIADLCKSLRVHTTSVGLDQSTRVFGDTQGRLLLVADGMGKRDAGERASQIALDGIVEYVLNNLSWYLLNDDFDQSDFEQQLKAGLRYCRDIIDNEAALLANREGMQSTLTLAYIVWPKMFVVHLGDSRCYLLRGGRIEQLTKDQSVDRGAAIESSSIDEDQFREEPSKVLWKIIGAKNDPHPEATSIELRIGDAIVLCTDGLTAHVGDKRINEEVTGDRPLSEACETLIAEANEAGGEDNITLVACRFRDKNSLETQFRAEEVPREQNAVGPPKIAAS, from the coding sequence ATGTCGGGTCAGATCGAGGTCTTTGGAATAAGCGATCAGGGGCGTGTCCGACCGGTCAATGACGATCAATTCATGATTGCCGATCTTTGCAAGTCCTTGCGTGTCCATACAACAAGTGTAGGACTCGATCAAAGCACTCGTGTGTTCGGTGATACCCAAGGACGGTTGCTCTTAGTGGCCGACGGTATGGGGAAGCGAGATGCGGGCGAGCGTGCCAGTCAAATCGCTCTCGACGGAATCGTCGAGTACGTCCTGAATAACCTGAGCTGGTACCTTCTCAACGACGACTTCGACCAATCCGACTTTGAGCAACAACTCAAAGCAGGGCTGCGTTACTGTCGGGACATCATCGACAACGAAGCGGCTCTTCTCGCTAATCGCGAGGGCATGCAGTCGACACTGACGCTGGCGTACATCGTTTGGCCGAAGATGTTTGTCGTTCATCTTGGAGACAGCCGTTGTTACTTGCTGCGCGGCGGAAGGATCGAACAATTGACCAAAGACCAGTCGGTTGATCGCGGAGCGGCTATCGAGTCGAGTTCGATTGACGAGGATCAATTTCGCGAAGAGCCATCGAAGGTGCTTTGGAAAATCATCGGTGCAAAGAATGACCCTCATCCCGAGGCAACCTCGATCGAGCTGAGAATAGGCGACGCGATCGTGTTATGTACTGACGGCCTGACCGCGCATGTTGGAGACAAACGGATCAACGAAGAAGTGACTGGCGATAGACCACTCAGCGAAGCTTGTGAAACACTGATTGCCGAAGCGAATGAGGCGGGTGGCGAGGATAACATCACGTTGGTCGCCTGTCGGTTTCGCGACAAAAACTCTCTTGAGACGCAGTTCAGAGCGGAAGAAGTACCACGCGAACAAAACGCGGTTGGTCCACCTAAAATCGCCGCGTCGTAG